A single window of Malus sylvestris chromosome 5, drMalSylv7.2, whole genome shotgun sequence DNA harbors:
- the LOC126623287 gene encoding uncharacterized protein LOC126623287 isoform X2 has translation MAQTQHLLWKSDSSDSSESPSPSMMSVTLGRAMTALLSARPRKLHDAVSRLSPPPLSSAPHISVSVSLDDALRFLHKYLNDAAQRNEPLHEILVPMLENSLSCKDTKRGRQAMVLLNWLFQDDFIFQAIVAGLAKIISTKDDRFIVLGWCTLVRALLDYETTVTQFPMNGIRERYGDLVKILTSCIPPLLHVVRKGSTLQDGYELPSRLAVSAADCFLALSEALTKKAKIPSNRPKLSDSNATKRPVTLVSSDSSKKKSKPASESLVASNMEMENILWDHLEELIRLLQKLLAWSRKSRPLHAKGLEQVLKWLQEIKGHYLHLEVEAGSKVVKTGALLLYSCWKHYGLLMHLEDQKFSRHYKELLDQYLAGIQFYTDNYSGGPSENKDSGAETRKFFLNCLCLLLGRLDSKKFESIVSEYGMRISQVLLPQLHSADDDVIDGVVCIFKAVIFKPKLSGSGLTDSGEVDAMLPLLIHLLDERDGTARAVVMLIAEYCLMSRDNHCIKEVLERLACGNVQQRRNALDVVSELIRMSSDSNDILPQLSWQDIANHLIERLEDEEIAIQKQASTLLTMIDPSLVLPALVHLVYSSDEGLQSTASDACVGVLKYHSQNAEVICLLLDCLSLSESVNLLNTAGDVVSGSKLESERVLMLIPEWSKSVQSWDVLIGPLIEKMFAEPSNATMVKFLSYISEHLAEAADAVLSCVLLHAKQRKEFDGNSSSGRECQTYKSDDSENMQQTLFEHLCPLLIIRMLPLRVFNDLNSPIIYGQLFNHGNFHDSGDINTINQDCVTALLLKRTFCEFEFNDVRKLAAELCGRIHPEVLIPIVSSQLEIAASSLHILKIKACLFSVCTSLVVRGRDSLSHPVMLKIRQTLETMLLWPSGDGDEVSKAQHGCIDCLALMICAELQDPDSFSIVGKKGDAASRDSALTYVINKLIQDSNQPALSSDLDDVKCTSEVPVPLSFYMCMANVLISACQKILDSGRKPFARKTIPCLIRSVKVMTNPEIRAACVEVLFSSVYHLKSAILPYSTDLLEVSLKALRKGSEKEKMAGAKLMGSLMASDDAIVESISARLIEGRSILSSIALTDASVELRQVCGKLLACLTP, from the exons ATGGCACAAACGCAACATTTGCTATGGAAATCCGACTCCTCGGACTCGTCGGAATCTCCCTCGCCGTCAATGATGTCAGTGACGCTCGGCAGAGCAATGACCGCTCTGCTCTCCGCCCGCCCCAGAAAGCTCCACGACGCCGTTTCTCGACTCTCCCCTCCGCCCCTCAGCTCAGCCCCTCACATCTCCGTTTCGGTCTCTCTCGACGACGCCCTCCGCTTCCTGCACAAGTACCTAAACGACGCTGCTCAGAGGAACGAGCCCCTCCATGAAATTCTCGTCCCCATGCTCGAAAAT TCATTGAGCTGCAAGGACACGAAGCGCGGCAGGCAAGCTATGGTGCTTTTGAATTGGCTATTTCAGGACGATTTTATCTTCCAAGCTATTGTGGCAGGACTGGCGAAAATTATTTCGACGAAAGATGATCGCTTTATAGTGCTTGGCTGGTGTACTCTTGTGCGTGCTCTTCTGGACTACGAGACCACAGTGACCCAATTTCCCATGAATG GTATAAGGGAGCGGTACggtgatttggtgaagataCTCACTTCGTGTATTCCGCCTCTCTTGCATGTTGTACGCAAGGGCAG CACTTTGCAGGATGGATATGAACTGCCATCTCGCCTTGCTGTGTCTGCTGCTGATTGTTTTTTAGCTCTCTCAGAAGCATTGACAAAAAAAGCTAAGATTCCAAGTAACAGGCCGAAATTGTCAGATTCAAATGCAACAAAGCGACCTGTTACTTTAGTGTCCAGTGATAGCAGcaaaaagaaatcaaaaccaGCTTCCGAATCTCTAGTAGCCTCAAACATGGAAATGGAGAATATCCTATGGGATCATTTAGAGGAACTTATTCGGCTACTGCAGAAACTCCTTGCT TGGAGCAGAAAAAGCCGACCATTACATGCCAAAGGATTGGAGCAAGTTCTTAAGTGGTTGCAGGAGATAAAAGGACATTATCTTCACTTGGAAGTTGAGGCAG GTTCGAAGGTTGTCAAAACTGGAGCATTGCTACTGTATTCTTGTTGGAAGCATTATGGCTTGTTAATGCACTTGGAAGATCAGAAATTTTCTCGGCATTACAAAGAATTGTTGGACCAATACTTAGCAGGCATACAG TTTTATACAGATAATTATTCAGGAGGGCCCAGTGAGAATAAGGATAGTGGTGCAGAGACCAGAAAGTTTTTCCTGAATTGTCTATGCCTTCTATTGGGGCGTCTTGACAGCAAGAAATTTGAGAGCATAGTGTCAGAATATGGGATGAGGATATCACAGGTTCTTCTACCACAG CTTCATTCTGCTGATGATGATGTGATAGATGGGGTTGTTTGTATATTCAAAGCAGTCATTTTTAAGCCAAAATTATCTGGAAGTGGTCTCACTGACTCTGGTGAGGTGGATGCTATGCTACCATTGCTGATTCATCTTTTAGATGAACGGGACGGCACAGCTAGAGCTGTTGTTATGCTGATAGCTGAATACTGTTTGat GAGCAGAGACAACCATTGCATTAAAGAAGTTCTAGAACGCCTTGCTTGTGGAAATGTTCAACAGAGGAGGAATGCCCTTGATGTTGTATCAGAACTCATTCGCATGTCGTCAGATTCAAATGACATACTTCCCCAGTTATCATG GCAAGATATTGCAAACCACTTGATTGAGCGacttgaagatgaagaaattgcCATTCAAAAACAAGCATCTACTTTACTTACAATGATCG ACCCTTCATTAGTTTTGCCTGCTTTAGTTCATCTAGTTTATTCATCGGATGAAGGATTGCAATCAACTGCAAGTGATGCCTGTGTTGGGGTACTAAAATATCATAGCCAGAATGCTGAGGTTATATGTTTACTGCTCGACTGTCTTAG CCTCAGTGAAAGTGTAAATCTTCTGAACACTGCAGGGGATGTAG TTTCAGGATCAAAACTGGAGAGTGAACGAGTGCTTATGCTGATCCCAGAGTGGTCTAAAAGT GTTCAAAGCTGGGACGTCTTGATTGGTCCATTGATTGAGAAGATGTTTGCAGAGCCATCAAATGCAACaatggtgaagtttttgagTTATATAAGTGAGCACTTGGCAGAAGCTGCTGATGCCGTTCTCTCTTGTGTTCTATTGCATGCTAAACAACGGAAAGA GTTTGATGGAAACAGCTCTTCTGGACGGGAGTGCCAGACCTATAAAAGTGATGACTCTGAAAACATGCAGCAGACCCTTTTTGAACACCTTTGCCCGCTACTCATAATTAGGATGCTTCCACTGAGGGTATTTAATGACCTTAATTCACCTATCATTTATGGACAACTTTTCAATCATGGCAATTTTCacg ACTCTGGAGATATCAATACTATCAATCAGGATTGTGTGACTGCTCTTCTTCTGAAAAG gACATTTTGTGAGTTTGAATTCAATGATGTACGGAAACTTGCGGCTGAGCTCTGTGGGCGTATTCATCCTGAA GTGCTAATTCCAATTGTCAGCTCCCAGCTAGAAATTGCTGCAAGTTCTCTGCATATACTAAAGATTAAAGCATGCTTATTTTCAGTTTGCACTTCTCTTGTG GTCAGAGGCAGGGATTCACTTTCTCATCCTGTTATGCTCAAAATCAGACAGACGTTGGAGACAATGCTATTATGGCCTTCTGGTGATGGGGATGAAG TTTCCAAAGCACAGCATGGTTGCATTGATTGCCTCGCACTTATGATATGTGCTGAACTGCAAGATCCAGATTCATTTAGCATTGTTGGGAAGAAAG GAGATGCTGCATCAAGAGACTCCGCCCTCACCTATGTAATCAATAAACTTATACAAGATAGCAACCAACCTGCCTTATCATCTGACTTGGATGATGTGAAATGCACAAGTGAGGTGCCAGTTCCACTCTCGTTCTATATGTGCATGGCAAATGTTCTCATTAGTGCTTGCCAAAAGATATTGGACTCTGGAAGAAAACCTTTTGCTCGAAAAACTATACCATGTCTCATCCGTTCTGTTAAG GTGATGACGAACCCGGAGATCCGAGCTGCATGCGTTGAGGTTCTCTTTTCATCGGTGTACCATTTGAAATCTGCAATTCTTCCTTACTCAACTGATCTTCTTGAAGTCTCATTAAAAGCACTTAGAAAAGGGTCGGAGAAG GAAAAGATGGCAGGTGCAAAGCTAATGGGGTCTCTAATGGCCAGTGATGATGCAATCGTAGAAAGTATATCAGCAAGATTAATAGAAGGAAGATCGATACTGTCGAGTATAGCCTTGACAGATGCTTCGGTCGAGCTACGGCAAGTCTGCGGAAAGTTGCTAGCATGCCTAACTCCATGA